In Stieleria varia, one genomic interval encodes:
- a CDS encoding DUF4303 domain-containing protein, whose product MAVPTVGELTDAVVDAAALAFRELFATGETFYYCVLITTGEALPPCIAAWSHESLARSDKPELDRWHYADSPFLDFGAQHFARVRDLWLARPAMGEDNWTAEFELRLSALESAMRRLDSVGFFGSNEHRRNLMINVEVVPPDYTNTKRAIRLNPPESIAQWIADAAEPLDDGTVA is encoded by the coding sequence ATGGCAGTTCCAACCGTAGGTGAATTGACCGATGCGGTTGTCGACGCTGCCGCTCTGGCGTTCCGCGAACTCTTTGCCACCGGCGAAACGTTTTACTATTGCGTGCTTATCACGACCGGTGAAGCTCTTCCTCCTTGCATCGCTGCATGGTCTCACGAATCGCTTGCACGCTCCGACAAACCTGAGCTTGACCGCTGGCACTACGCTGATTCGCCATTTCTTGATTTTGGCGCGCAGCACTTTGCACGCGTTCGCGACTTGTGGCTGGCTCGCCCTGCAATGGGGGAGGACAATTGGACTGCCGAATTCGAATTGCGGCTGTCTGCTCTCGAGTCTGCCATGCGTCGTCTCGACTCGGTGGGTTTCTTCGGTTCCAACGAGCACCGCCGTAACTTGATGATCAACGTCGAGGTTGTGCCACCCGACTACACCAACACAAAGCGTGCAATTCGGCTCAATCCACCCGAATCAATTGCACAATGGATCGCGGACGCGGCCGAACCGTTGGATGATGGCACGGTCGCCTAA
- a CDS encoding GNAT family N-acetyltransferase, which translates to MSGSLTVRVLGDDEAAYVSLAAESLIASDLNLWETYLDRIGRQNVRVIYDGTMLVGGLTMYRIGQWFGGKVLPTAAVSGVAISPTHRGSGTCETLLREMLSELYHDGTALASLYASTQRLYRKVGFRQAGSQVLHSLPLASIASTSRDLPVRRYESPPQDQLAQVANENAKQCNGHLDRSPGLWDRLIHPNSGASTRTYVIGDEAEPVGYAIFQVGDRSAGVPQPLIATDLAATTLPALNRLMMLARDHRSMCNMLQWHGGPDDPMIFLAEEQNASVLNRYHWMTRVVNVAKALAGRGYSPRVSGVLDFEILDAVLPANQGRWRLVVEQGVASVEPGGTGALQMDVQTLAPLFSSFRSATQLAQLGLLEIRDGAQGRLADLMFAGPTPWMCEIF; encoded by the coding sequence ATGTCTGGTTCTCTGACCGTGCGAGTACTTGGCGACGACGAAGCCGCTTATGTTTCATTGGCCGCAGAGTCGTTGATTGCCAGTGATTTGAATTTGTGGGAAACGTATCTGGACCGGATCGGACGTCAGAATGTCCGTGTCATCTACGATGGGACGATGTTGGTCGGTGGTTTGACGATGTATCGAATTGGACAGTGGTTTGGCGGGAAAGTCTTGCCGACGGCAGCCGTTTCGGGAGTGGCCATCAGCCCGACCCATCGTGGCTCGGGAACTTGCGAGACGCTGTTGCGGGAGATGCTCTCGGAGCTTTATCACGATGGCACCGCGTTGGCGTCACTGTATGCATCGACGCAGCGGCTTTATCGCAAGGTCGGTTTCCGGCAGGCAGGCAGCCAAGTGCTGCATTCTTTGCCGCTGGCTTCCATTGCCAGTACATCACGAGACTTGCCGGTGCGTCGTTATGAGTCACCGCCACAGGATCAGCTTGCTCAAGTCGCCAACGAAAATGCCAAGCAATGCAACGGGCACTTGGATCGTTCGCCCGGGTTGTGGGATCGATTGATCCATCCCAATAGCGGAGCGAGCACGCGGACGTATGTGATTGGCGATGAAGCCGAGCCGGTGGGTTACGCGATCTTTCAGGTCGGAGACCGATCCGCAGGTGTGCCGCAACCGTTGATCGCAACCGATTTGGCCGCGACCACTTTGCCCGCTCTGAATCGATTGATGATGTTGGCGAGGGATCATCGATCGATGTGCAACATGTTGCAATGGCATGGCGGGCCGGATGATCCGATGATTTTCCTCGCCGAGGAACAGAACGCATCGGTTCTGAATCGGTATCACTGGATGACGCGGGTGGTGAATGTTGCCAAGGCGTTGGCTGGGCGTGGTTATTCGCCCCGTGTCAGCGGTGTGCTGGATTTTGAGATTCTCGATGCGGTGTTGCCCGCGAATCAGGGACGATGGCGGTTGGTGGTCGAGCAGGGAGTGGCCAGTGTGGAACCGGGAGGCACGGGTGCGCTGCAGATGGATGTTCAAACGTTGGCACCGTTATTCAGTTCGTTCCGTTCCGCAACCCAGTTGGCGCAGTTGGGATTGCTGGAGATTCGGGATGGGGCGCAGGGGCGGCTGGCTGACCTGATGTTTGCGGGGCCGACGCCTTGGATGTGCGAGATCTTTTGA
- a CDS encoding type II toxin-antitoxin system RelE/ParE family toxin, producing the protein MREKCRLVGKHPDVGDTRPELGEGIRSTYVCSYVIFFRRVEGFLEIVRVIRGDVDEPKI; encoded by the coding sequence CTGCGCGAGAAGTGCCGGTTGGTGGGCAAGCATCCCGACGTCGGCGATACGCGTCCGGAACTTGGCGAAGGGATTCGATCCACGTACGTCTGCAGCTACGTGATTTTCTTCCGCCGCGTCGAAGGATTTCTTGAGATCGTCCGAGTTATTCGAGGCGATGTTGACGAACCTAAAATCTAG
- a CDS encoding HlyD family secretion protein — translation MNCTRIPQMLLISAMLMAPFASTGFAQENEKDAKPAEPESASDIKPEDAKQAEPKLVKIPGVFEAVQSTELSVDNEHLTTLELSKIVPHGTTVKKGQPVVWFKTEDLDKQLDKAESDLKLAELAMQSEEFSYKQFLKTQELDKQAAKRARDEARNDYDHFVKTELERDIASAHQNLKSNEFSVESAEEELQQLQQMYDEDDLTEESEEIVLRRAKFTAESALFRLEDAKIRTQRSIDVLIPRTEISRKDSLDRAMMTYDRAMHDLDNARRKRDIEIANKRDELSEQRKKFTEMRAERAGVVIKAPHDGIVLHGELTRGVLPAKPVSWEPDAKVNAGQTIATLVTTGKLVIRVDLPEEHVALVTPGTQAKVVAKAFPDCKLSGKVRSVAAVPYAPGKYDCVVNVSGKHLDKIVPTMSCELQFTEPTDDQGTKE, via the coding sequence ATGAACTGCACTCGAATTCCCCAAATGCTGCTCATCTCTGCGATGCTGATGGCACCCTTTGCCTCCACGGGCTTTGCCCAGGAAAACGAAAAAGACGCCAAGCCAGCCGAGCCAGAGTCGGCCAGCGATATCAAACCCGAAGATGCAAAGCAGGCCGAACCCAAGCTTGTCAAAATCCCCGGTGTGTTTGAAGCGGTCCAGAGTACGGAACTGTCCGTCGACAACGAACACCTCACGACGCTGGAACTGTCCAAGATCGTTCCTCATGGAACGACCGTCAAAAAAGGTCAGCCTGTTGTATGGTTCAAAACAGAGGACCTCGACAAACAACTCGACAAGGCCGAATCGGATCTCAAACTTGCCGAACTGGCAATGCAAAGTGAAGAGTTTTCCTACAAGCAATTCCTCAAAACACAAGAGCTTGACAAACAGGCGGCCAAGCGTGCCCGTGACGAAGCCCGCAATGACTACGATCACTTTGTCAAAACAGAACTTGAACGGGACATCGCTTCGGCGCACCAGAACTTGAAGTCCAATGAGTTCTCCGTCGAAAGCGCCGAAGAAGAGTTGCAGCAACTGCAACAGATGTACGACGAAGATGATTTGACGGAAGAGTCCGAAGAAATCGTCTTGCGACGCGCTAAGTTCACCGCCGAGTCCGCTCTCTTTCGACTCGAGGACGCAAAGATCCGTACACAACGATCGATCGACGTGCTGATCCCAAGAACCGAGATCAGCCGCAAAGACAGCTTGGATCGTGCCATGATGACTTATGATCGTGCGATGCACGATTTGGACAACGCCCGTCGAAAACGCGACATCGAGATCGCCAATAAACGCGATGAGCTTTCCGAACAAAGAAAGAAGTTCACCGAAATGCGAGCTGAACGCGCGGGCGTGGTCATCAAGGCGCCACATGACGGCATCGTGCTACACGGTGAACTCACCCGTGGAGTGTTGCCCGCAAAGCCGGTGTCCTGGGAACCGGATGCCAAAGTCAACGCGGGGCAAACGATCGCAACTCTGGTCACGACCGGAAAACTGGTCATCCGAGTCGATCTGCCCGAGGAACACGTCGCCTTGGTCACGCCGGGGACTCAAGCCAAGGTGGTCGCCAAAGCGTTCCCCGATTGCAAACTCAGCGGCAAAGTCAGGTCGGTCGCTGCGGTCCCCTATGCGCCAGGCAAGTACGATTGCGTGGTCAATGTCAGCGGCAAGCACCTGGACAAGATCGTCCCCACCATGAGCTGCGAGCTGCAGTTCACCGAACCAACGGATGACCAGGGAACGAAAGAATGA
- a CDS encoding PVC-type heme-binding CxxCH protein produces the protein MSKRYAFWRLLAPTVVLCLLLSPLASNSRGADKNGTAPLEPEVAQASDEPAAAMAAISTAEGWKIDLFAAEPLVANIVTFDIDHRGRLFVCESYRQNRGVTDNRGHDEQWLLADLAAQTVQDRIDYHKRLLGEAAITYAQHDDRIRRVSDTDGDGVADESTVFANGFNHLEEGTGAGILVRGSDVLYTCIPKLWKLTDENDDGVSDQRAALSDGYGVRVAFRGHDLHGLTMGPDGRVYFSIGDRGYHITTPDGRILADPASGAVFRCELDGSGLEVFATGLRNPQELAFNDLGDLFSVDNNSDSGDKARIVHILQDGDTGWRMYYQYLPDRGPFNREHIWEPLSDEQPAYIVPPIENFTDGPSGFAYYPGTGFGDQLKNKFLICDFRGGPSNSGIRSFELDPNGATYKLGANDQPIWTCLATDLAFGPDGALYVSDWVDGWDGLGKGRIYRVTDPQHADTDLIADVQSKLASDWTQRAIADLTSDLKHADRRVRSEAQWELARRGELDSLAKVATDTKASSTARLHATWGIGQIVRTDADNLASALDAIRPLLKDSDSNVAASVAQIAGEAGDKKSVDLLKPLATGKETSPRLRYFAIRALGKLADASILESVVSLAAANKNADYAIRHAAITYLASAVKADQIAALSKHSDANVRRTAVVALRRLRSRQISAFLNDTDPLVVAEAVRAIHDASIQGAFPELAGMIKKSDSPAMKNPEAVRRILNANYRLGTPSAAEAIASFAAGGDHDPAMRLEALEMLSSWATPDPRDRVLGRYDPLDARPKTDAAKALEPQIEVLMISPAKIRDKTTEVAAELEIKKIATALEQEIASGNKPVESKAVSLRALARLNPAAAVKLARKIELSPATPLSTAALSVLAQHDKEASFAKIAEATKSSDTAIRQLAWDILAKIKSPEADKLLAGALDDYITAKMPADTRLNWVQAASGRLDAELTAKLAAHQQNVAESDPLGKWLDALEGGDIDNGNRLFFGKTELSCVRCHKVDRAGGEVGPNLTVIGKQRDRRYLLESICLPNAQVAKGFETAMVVDIDGKVTSGIVKTETDDYLELTLADGSQVRIAQDDIEARKKGNSSMPADLTKYMTERELRDIVAYLATLKVDPRAASDVE, from the coding sequence ATGTCTAAACGTTACGCCTTTTGGCGATTGCTTGCCCCCACCGTCGTGCTCTGCTTGCTGTTATCTCCCCTTGCCTCGAACAGCCGCGGTGCAGACAAGAATGGAACCGCTCCCTTGGAGCCGGAGGTCGCCCAGGCATCGGACGAGCCCGCCGCAGCGATGGCTGCGATCAGCACCGCCGAGGGATGGAAGATCGACTTGTTTGCCGCCGAACCTCTGGTCGCCAACATCGTTACCTTTGATATCGATCATCGGGGCCGATTGTTCGTCTGCGAGTCCTACCGCCAGAACCGGGGCGTGACAGACAATCGTGGTCACGATGAGCAATGGTTGCTGGCCGACCTCGCCGCCCAGACCGTCCAAGACCGAATCGACTACCACAAACGCCTGCTCGGCGAAGCCGCCATCACGTACGCCCAGCACGACGATCGCATCCGCCGCGTATCGGACACCGATGGCGATGGCGTTGCGGATGAAAGCACCGTGTTTGCCAACGGGTTCAATCATTTGGAGGAGGGCACCGGGGCGGGCATCCTGGTTCGCGGCAGTGACGTGCTCTACACGTGCATTCCCAAATTGTGGAAGCTGACCGACGAGAACGATGATGGCGTCAGCGACCAACGCGCCGCCCTCTCGGACGGATACGGCGTCCGCGTCGCGTTCCGCGGACACGACCTTCACGGACTGACGATGGGACCCGATGGGCGAGTCTATTTTTCCATCGGCGACCGTGGGTATCACATCACAACACCCGACGGACGCATCTTGGCGGATCCGGCCAGTGGTGCGGTGTTCCGCTGCGAACTCGACGGCAGCGGCCTGGAAGTTTTCGCCACCGGACTACGCAACCCACAGGAACTCGCGTTCAATGACCTCGGCGATCTCTTCTCCGTCGACAACAACTCCGACAGCGGCGACAAAGCACGTATCGTGCACATCCTGCAAGACGGCGACACGGGCTGGCGAATGTATTACCAGTACCTACCCGACCGCGGACCATTCAACCGCGAACACATTTGGGAACCTCTCAGCGACGAACAACCCGCATACATCGTTCCGCCGATCGAAAACTTTACCGACGGCCCGAGTGGCTTTGCCTATTACCCTGGTACTGGTTTTGGCGATCAACTCAAGAACAAATTCTTGATCTGTGATTTCCGTGGCGGACCGAGCAACAGCGGCATCCGCTCTTTTGAATTGGACCCCAACGGCGCGACCTACAAACTGGGTGCCAATGATCAACCGATCTGGACATGCCTGGCCACCGACCTGGCGTTCGGTCCCGACGGAGCCCTGTACGTCAGCGACTGGGTCGACGGATGGGATGGACTTGGCAAGGGCCGCATTTACCGCGTCACGGATCCCCAACATGCCGACACGGATTTGATCGCGGACGTTCAGTCCAAGCTCGCGTCGGATTGGACACAGCGTGCCATTGCAGACCTGACCTCGGATCTGAAACATGCCGATCGCCGGGTCCGCTCGGAAGCTCAGTGGGAGCTGGCCCGACGGGGTGAACTCGACTCGCTTGCCAAAGTCGCAACCGATACCAAAGCATCATCGACCGCGCGGCTACACGCGACTTGGGGCATCGGGCAAATCGTTCGCACCGATGCAGACAACCTCGCCTCGGCGCTCGACGCCATCCGCCCACTGCTGAAGGACTCCGATTCGAACGTGGCCGCATCGGTCGCGCAGATCGCCGGCGAAGCGGGCGATAAGAAATCGGTAGACTTATTGAAACCGCTGGCCACCGGCAAAGAGACTTCACCACGTCTGCGATATTTTGCCATCCGTGCGTTGGGAAAGCTGGCCGACGCATCGATCTTGGAATCGGTCGTCTCGCTTGCCGCGGCCAACAAGAATGCCGACTACGCGATCCGCCATGCCGCCATCACCTATCTCGCATCGGCAGTCAAAGCCGACCAAATCGCGGCCTTGAGCAAACACTCTGACGCCAACGTTCGTCGCACCGCCGTGGTCGCACTGCGTCGACTACGTAGTCGTCAAATCAGTGCGTTCCTCAACGACACCGATCCGCTCGTGGTGGCCGAAGCCGTCAGGGCGATCCACGACGCATCGATCCAAGGCGCGTTTCCCGAACTGGCCGGGATGATCAAGAAATCCGATTCCCCGGCAATGAAGAATCCCGAGGCGGTTCGTCGAATCCTCAACGCAAACTATCGACTGGGAACCCCATCAGCCGCGGAAGCAATCGCTTCGTTCGCTGCCGGCGGTGACCATGATCCCGCGATGCGTTTGGAAGCCCTGGAGATGCTGAGTTCGTGGGCAACGCCCGATCCTCGCGACCGCGTCCTGGGACGCTACGATCCATTGGATGCGCGTCCCAAAACCGATGCCGCCAAAGCACTTGAGCCTCAAATCGAAGTGCTGATGATCTCCCCCGCAAAGATCCGTGACAAGACAACCGAAGTCGCGGCGGAGCTGGAGATCAAAAAGATCGCCACTGCTCTGGAACAAGAAATCGCATCGGGCAACAAGCCTGTCGAATCCAAAGCCGTCTCACTACGTGCACTGGCTCGTCTGAATCCGGCCGCAGCGGTCAAGTTGGCTCGCAAGATTGAACTTTCGCCGGCAACGCCTCTGTCAACCGCCGCCCTGAGCGTCTTGGCGCAGCATGACAAGGAAGCCTCTTTTGCAAAGATCGCGGAGGCGACCAAGAGCAGCGACACCGCGATCCGCCAACTGGCCTGGGACATCTTGGCCAAGATCAAATCGCCCGAAGCCGACAAGTTGCTCGCCGGCGCCCTCGACGACTACATCACCGCAAAGATGCCCGCTGACACGCGGCTCAATTGGGTGCAAGCAGCCAGCGGGCGATTGGACGCCGAGCTGACCGCAAAGCTTGCCGCCCACCAACAAAACGTCGCGGAGTCCGATCCCTTGGGCAAATGGCTCGACGCATTGGAAGGCGGTGACATCGACAATGGCAATCGACTGTTCTTTGGCAAGACCGAGCTGTCCTGCGTCCGCTGCCACAAAGTCGATCGAGCGGGCGGCGAAGTCGGCCCCAACTTGACCGTCATCGGCAAACAACGCGACCGCCGCTACTTGCTCGAATCCATCTGCCTGCCCAACGCGCAAGTCGCCAAGGGGTTCGAGACCGCGATGGTCGTCGACATCGATGGCAAAGTGACCTCGGGGATCGTCAAGACCGAGACCGACGACTACTTGGAACTGACGCTCGCCGATGGCAGCCAAGTCCGCATCGCGCAGGATGACATCGAAGCTCGCAAAAAAGGCAACTCGTCGATGCCAGCGGACTTGACGAAATACATGACAGAGCGTGAACTGCGCGACATCGTCGCTTACCTCGCCACTCTGAAAGTCGATCCGAGGGCCGCCTCCGACGTCGAATGA
- the dusB gene encoding tRNA dihydrouridine synthase DusB — MTRPFPPPPLKIGDLVIDPPILQAPMAGFTNAAFRQMVREFGGAGLLATEMVNARGFVWLDENEAEHPDRLWGVADEPRPLAVQIWDNDPNTMAKVGKRLVEEYSVSVVDINFGCPVRQVTEKAHSGSYLLREPDRMFRIIDQLVKACAPTPVTAKIRLGCSRESVNCNEVARVVEEAGAAALTVHGRTAQDMFRGNADWERISEIKSHLRNIPLIGNGDLDSAEKVVAAFQNYNVDGVMIARACLGRPWLFAQAAAALRGDPIPPDPTLDDQRQCMLHHYELVRDRFGEEKGTVLMRKYACCYAQGKRGARHFRTHVARVATAGEFYQVVQEHFPTQ; from the coding sequence ATGACTCGACCGTTTCCGCCGCCTCCGCTGAAAATCGGTGACCTAGTTATCGATCCACCGATTCTGCAAGCGCCGATGGCAGGATTCACCAATGCCGCGTTCCGGCAAATGGTGCGTGAATTCGGCGGCGCGGGACTGCTGGCCACGGAAATGGTCAACGCCCGCGGATTTGTTTGGTTGGATGAAAACGAAGCCGAACACCCCGATCGGCTCTGGGGCGTCGCCGACGAACCGCGTCCCCTGGCCGTGCAAATCTGGGACAATGACCCCAATACGATGGCCAAAGTCGGCAAGCGTCTGGTGGAGGAATACAGCGTCAGCGTCGTCGACATCAATTTCGGCTGCCCCGTCCGCCAAGTCACCGAAAAAGCGCACAGCGGCAGCTACCTGCTCCGCGAACCCGATCGCATGTTTCGTATCATCGATCAACTGGTCAAAGCCTGTGCGCCGACACCGGTCACCGCCAAGATCCGTCTGGGTTGCTCACGCGAGAGCGTCAACTGCAACGAAGTCGCCCGAGTGGTGGAGGAAGCCGGCGCAGCCGCACTGACCGTCCACGGACGTACCGCCCAAGACATGTTTCGCGGCAACGCAGATTGGGAACGCATCAGCGAAATCAAGTCGCACTTGCGAAACATCCCACTGATCGGCAACGGCGATTTGGACTCGGCGGAAAAAGTCGTCGCGGCGTTTCAAAACTACAACGTCGATGGCGTCATGATTGCGCGAGCCTGCCTCGGTCGGCCTTGGTTGTTCGCCCAAGCCGCAGCGGCATTGCGTGGTGATCCGATCCCGCCCGATCCGACCCTCGACGATCAACGCCAGTGCATGCTGCATCACTACGAACTGGTACGTGATCGATTTGGCGAAGAAAAGGGCACCGTGCTGATGCGCAAATACGCGTGTTGCTACGCCCAAGGCAAGCGAGGCGCGAGGCACTTTCGCACCCACGTCGCCCGTGTCGCGACGGCGGGCGAGTTTTACCAAGTCGTCCAGGAACACTTTCCGACCCAGTGA
- a CDS encoding PDZ domain-containing protein, producing MKRFAALVAVAVAALLTSTQTAEAQYPANSWTFGMNVSLVQNGNQKGLSIRSVAPGSPAQQAGLQPGMVILSSNGMTFHNAYNDYQGVAILQNSVTAGGGGGGVPTAAVNFNGPAVHLQVVRPCGSVFQTTCYPASAGGGGGVPTAL from the coding sequence ATGAAACGTTTCGCCGCCCTCGTCGCTGTTGCCGTCGCCGCCCTGTTGACCAGCACCCAAACCGCTGAAGCTCAGTATCCTGCCAACTCTTGGACCTTCGGAATGAATGTCTCGCTGGTTCAGAACGGCAACCAAAAAGGACTTTCGATCCGATCGGTTGCACCGGGTTCACCCGCCCAGCAAGCCGGATTACAGCCCGGAATGGTCATCCTGTCGTCCAACGGAATGACGTTCCACAATGCGTACAACGACTATCAAGGCGTCGCGATTCTGCAGAACAGCGTGACCGCAGGCGGTGGCGGCGGCGGAGTGCCGACGGCTGCGGTGAACTTCAATGGTCCTGCCGTCCATCTCCAAGTGGTTCGACCTTGCGGCAGTGTCTTTCAGACGACTTGCTATCCCGCATCTGCTGGTGGCGGTGGCGGCGTCCCGACCGCACTGTAA
- a CDS encoding ribbon-helix-helix domain-containing protein, producing the protein MNLNLPNEVNDFVKGLVAQGRFNSEEDAIVEGIKLLMGREQLRGEIQKGVKQLDAGEFYEEEAVFNEVNAEIDKLEAEQQGSYEHAATPVFCGIERRPQTDRSIHCPR; encoded by the coding sequence ATGAATCTGAATCTGCCAAATGAAGTCAATGATTTCGTGAAAGGTCTTGTTGCCCAGGGAAGATTCAATTCTGAGGAGGACGCCATCGTTGAAGGCATCAAGCTTTTGATGGGACGCGAGCAATTACGTGGAGAGATTCAAAAGGGCGTAAAGCAATTGGACGCTGGCGAGTTTTACGAAGAAGAAGCTGTTTTCAACGAGGTCAACGCTGAGATAGACAAGCTAGAAGCCGAACAGCAAGGAAGCTATGAACATGCCGCGACTCCGGTATTCTGCGGAATCGAAAGAAGACCTCAAACAGATCGCTCGATTCATTGCCCGCGATAA
- a CDS encoding hydroxypyruvate isomerase family protein, which produces MAHSFRPSVCIDAVLGELPVDEAVHLVSDAGIRAFEFWGWWDKDLEEIRVARDRFQMQISACCTKFVSLVDPSTRAQYLDGLRESIAAAQSLECRTLISQVGDARPGVSREEQHQCLVDGLKEAAALLDGSGVTLVIEPLNELVDHAGYYLIRSDEAFEIVRKVDHPSVKVVFDIYHQQISEGNVITNLTRDIDLIGHFHAAGNPGRHELTVGELNYRAIFDAIAKTSYDGFVGLEYWPIGDPVSGLAEVARWFES; this is translated from the coding sequence ATGGCTCATTCCTTCCGTCCCTCCGTGTGTATCGACGCTGTCCTGGGAGAGTTGCCCGTTGATGAGGCCGTTCACCTCGTCTCTGACGCCGGTATCCGTGCCTTTGAATTCTGGGGCTGGTGGGACAAAGATTTGGAAGAAATCCGTGTTGCTCGCGACCGTTTCCAGATGCAGATCTCTGCGTGCTGCACCAAATTTGTCAGCTTGGTCGACCCCAGCACACGTGCCCAGTACCTCGACGGCCTCCGCGAGTCGATCGCGGCAGCCCAATCACTGGAGTGCCGAACACTGATTTCACAAGTCGGCGACGCACGTCCAGGTGTCTCCCGAGAGGAGCAGCACCAGTGCCTGGTCGACGGACTCAAAGAGGCTGCAGCGTTGTTGGACGGTTCTGGCGTCACGCTGGTCATCGAGCCGCTCAACGAGCTGGTGGATCACGCCGGTTACTACTTGATTCGCAGCGACGAAGCGTTCGAGATCGTTCGCAAGGTCGACCATCCCAGCGTCAAGGTGGTGTTCGACATTTATCACCAGCAGATCAGCGAAGGAAACGTGATCACAAACCTGACTCGCGACATCGACTTGATCGGCCATTTCCACGCCGCCGGCAATCCGGGACGGCATGAGCTGACCGTGGGCGAATTGAATTACCGAGCGATCTTTGACGCGATCGCAAAGACATCGTACGACGGCTTCGTCGGCTTGGAATACTGGCCGATCGGAGATCCTGTATCGGGGCTCGCCGAAGTAGCACGGTGGTTCGAATCGTGA
- a CDS encoding prenyltransferase/squalene oxidase repeat-containing protein, whose translation MIDCKFPARYRSFILFVAFCCLTLCSLTTASSQDKENGTLDAAALPEIKRPTADEIQASIRRGVDFLIEDQNANGSWGSATKTKDLNIYAPVPGAHHAFRAGTTSLCLSALLEVAGDDPRAAETIQRAEQWLYDHISTLRRASGDAIYNVWGHGYSISALVRLHRRHEGDAGKQAKIVELLQGQFDKLQRYESVDGGWGYYDFRYQSNQPTSDSISFVNGAILVALSEARDIGVEPPKRMVDRAIAALQRQQKPDFSYLYGEYLKTRPAREINRPGGSLGRSQCCNIALRLWQDPSITDEVLQTWLVRLYLRNGWLDIGRKRPIPHESWMQVAGYFYYFGHFYAGRCLEQLPESLQDEYSGHLAKLMLDRQETNGSWWDYPLYDYHRPYGTAFALMTLHRCQP comes from the coding sequence ATGATCGATTGCAAATTTCCGGCTCGGTACAGAAGCTTCATCCTGTTCGTGGCGTTTTGCTGTCTGACCCTGTGCAGCCTGACAACGGCCAGCTCTCAGGACAAAGAAAACGGAACGCTCGACGCAGCGGCCTTGCCGGAGATCAAGCGTCCCACGGCGGATGAGATCCAAGCCTCGATTCGACGTGGAGTCGATTTCTTGATCGAGGATCAGAATGCCAACGGATCATGGGGCTCAGCGACAAAGACAAAGGACTTGAATATTTACGCCCCCGTGCCGGGCGCCCACCATGCTTTTCGCGCAGGAACCACCTCTTTGTGCCTGAGCGCCCTGTTGGAAGTCGCCGGTGATGATCCTCGTGCGGCCGAAACGATCCAGCGAGCCGAACAATGGCTCTACGACCACATCTCGACGTTGCGGCGTGCCAGCGGCGACGCGATCTACAACGTCTGGGGACATGGCTACTCGATCAGCGCATTGGTTCGATTGCACCGACGGCACGAGGGAGACGCGGGCAAACAAGCGAAAATCGTGGAGCTGCTGCAGGGGCAATTCGACAAGCTACAGCGATATGAATCAGTCGACGGGGGATGGGGGTACTACGATTTTCGTTATCAAAGCAATCAGCCAACCTCCGACTCGATCAGTTTCGTTAACGGTGCGATTTTGGTCGCGTTGTCAGAAGCACGTGACATCGGGGTCGAGCCGCCAAAGAGAATGGTCGATCGTGCCATCGCCGCGTTGCAACGACAGCAGAAACCGGATTTCAGTTATCTCTACGGTGAGTATCTGAAAACGCGGCCCGCTCGGGAAATCAATCGCCCCGGAGGTAGTCTTGGACGCAGCCAATGCTGCAACATTGCCCTTCGCTTGTGGCAAGACCCGTCGATCACGGACGAAGTGCTGCAGACGTGGCTGGTACGCCTGTATTTGCGCAACGGCTGGCTGGACATTGGCCGCAAACGACCCATCCCCCACGAATCCTGGATGCAGGTTGCGGGCTACTTCTACTACTTCGGTCACTTCTATGCCGGTCGCTGTCTTGAACAGTTGCCCGAATCATTGCAAGATGAATACAGTGGGCATTTGGCAAAGTTGATGCTTGATCGCCAAGAGACGAACGGCAGTTGGTGGGACTACCCGCTCTACGACTACCATCGACCCTACGGAACCGCCTTTGCCCTGATGACGCTGCATCGCTGCCAACCATAG